A section of the Triticum dicoccoides isolate Atlit2015 ecotype Zavitan chromosome 7A, WEW_v2.0, whole genome shotgun sequence genome encodes:
- the LOC119329590 gene encoding glutathione gamma-glutamylcysteinyltransferase 1 has protein sequence MEVASLYRRVLPSPPAVEFASAEGKRLFAEALQGGTMEGFFNLISYFQTQSEPAFCGLASLSVVLNALAIDPGRPWKGPWRWFDESMLDCCEPLHKVKAEGITFGKVVCLAHCAGARVQSFRADQTTIHDFRAHLTRCASSQDCHLISSYHRSPFKQTGTGHFSPIGGYHAEKDMALILDVARFKYPPHWVPLTLLWDAMNTTDEATGLLRGFMLVSRRSSAPSLLYTVSCGHGSWKSMAKYCVEDVPNLLKDENLDNVTTLLSRLVESLPANAGDLIKCVIEVRRKEEGESSLSKEEKERLFLKEKVLQQIRDTDLFRVVHELQYPKGLCGSCSSSSDEDSLAEIAATVCCQGAAFLSGNLVSRDGFCCRETCIKCIEANGDGLKTVISGTVVSKGNEQGVDLLLPTSSSKTSLCNSNLRSKIVKYPSSTDVLTVLLLVLQPNTWLGIKDENVKAEFQSLVSTDNLPDLLKQEILHLRRQLHYLAGCKGQEACQEPPSP, from the exons ATGGAGGTGGCGTCGCTGTACCGGCGGGtgctgccgtcgccgccggcggTGGAGTTcgcgtcggcggaggggaagcggcTGTTCGCGGAGGCGCTGCAGGGcggcaccatggagggcttcttcaacctcatcTCCTACTTCCAGACGCAGTCGGAGCCGGCCTTCTgcggcctcgcctccctctccgtcgtGCTCAACGCGCTGGCCATCGACCCCGGCCGGCCGTGGAAGGGGCCCTGGCGCTGGTTCGACGAGTCCATGCTCGACTGCTGCGAGCCCCTCCACAAGGTCAAGGCCGAGGGCATCACCTTCGGCAAGGTCGTCTGCCTCGCGCACTGCGCCGGCGCCCGGGTCCAGTCCTTCCGCGCCGACCAGACCACCATCCACGACTTCCGCGCCCACCTCACGCGCTGCGCCTCCTCCCAGGACTGCCACCTCATCTCCTCCTACCACAGGAGCCCCTTCAAGCAG ACTGGGACTGGCCATTTCTCACCGATCGGCGGGTATCACGCCGAAAAGGACATGGCGCTCATCTTGGATGTCGCGCGCTTCAAATACCCTCCTCATTGGGTTCCATTGACGCTtctctgggatgccatgaacacgaCTGATGAAGCAACAGGGCTTCTCAGGGG GTTCATGCTTGTATCAAGGCGCAGTTCAGCTCCTTCATTGCTCTACACAGTG AGTTGCGGCCATGGAAGTTGGAAAAGCATGGCAAAGTATTGTGTGGAAGATGTACCCAATCTACTGAAGGATGAGAATCTAGACAATGTTACAACACTTCTGTCCCGCCTAGTGGAATCTCTCCCAGCTAATGCTGGAGATTTGATCAAATGTGTCATTGAAGTTAGGAGAAAAGAGGAAGGTGAATCAAGCTTGAGCAAAGAGGAGAAAGAAAGGCTTTTTTTGAAG GAAAAAGTATTACAGCAAATCCGTGATACTGATCTTTTCAGAGTAGTCCACGAACTGcaatatcccaaggggctatgtggTAGTTGCTCATCTTCAAGTGATGAAGATTCGCTTGCCGAGATTGCAGCCACTGTGTGCTGCCAAGGAGCTGCATTCCTATCTGGTAACCTTGTATCTAGAGATGGGTTCTGCTGCCGAGAAACATGTATCAAATGTATAGAAGCAAATGGTGATGGACTAAAGACTGTTATCTCAGGAACCGTGGTATCTAAAGGGAATGAACAGGGTGTTGATTTGCTTTTACCAACATCCTCATCAAAAACAAGCTTATGCAATTCAAACTTGAGGAGCAAGATTGTCAAGTATCCATCAAGCACAGATGTTCTAACTGTCCTACTGCTGGTTTTACAGCCTAACACATGGCTTGGCATAAAAGATGAGAACGTGAAAGCTGAATTTCAGAGTCTTGTTTCAACAGACAATCTTCCTGATCTTCTTAAACAGGAG ATACTGCATCTAAGGCGGCAGCTCCATTATTTGGCTGGTTGTAAAGGACAGGAGGCATGTCAAGAGCCTCCATCCCCTTAG